A single window of Bordetella genomosp. 11 DNA harbors:
- a CDS encoding P-loop ATPase, Sll1717 family — translation MGSFGVEESFQRTDEIEVIRHHLLQKESELKKAIGELRVGKNVALFMDGIDFRPESVPYIDYIECIKGLGEAAWHLNSDFFGNIRDSKGRLKIVLLLRPDVFHSMNIYNSNSRLRDNSVLLDWSTTEKEMRVSKLYSAAGRYFASQQGRHVDSVNPVEAADNYFSSQHDNTIFRRFLRTSFQKPRDVLTFIQTARQVSVLKLNKGDDSRLAPEVVTHPLFTKDYAVYLLGEVKNYAAFYMEQSDFATYLKFFQYLDGRSEFTYSQFCEAFRRFKKWINGEPLKATTYLRDAEALLQFFYDVNVIGYSEAMEDQKSDTRSPKATFYHWAYRERTLIDIAPKVKMSGLLRVNPGISKALDIGLHAQHPGSKEPERTRKARFARPGHRKANKQTDKRSGTAPSLQIQGGSKTDHKVALTNRDDGRKPYQDDRAATTTARQQQRHRQSNANGTKTQDSGRAPSSLGARARFKK, via the coding sequence GTGGGCTCTTTCGGCGTTGAAGAATCCTTCCAGCGCACCGATGAAATTGAAGTAATTCGACACCACCTTCTGCAGAAGGAGTCGGAGCTCAAGAAGGCCATCGGAGAACTTCGCGTGGGGAAAAACGTTGCACTTTTCATGGACGGCATCGATTTCCGACCGGAGAGCGTGCCATACATCGACTACATCGAGTGCATCAAAGGCCTTGGCGAGGCTGCCTGGCACTTGAACTCCGACTTCTTTGGCAACATAAGAGACTCCAAGGGTCGACTAAAGATTGTTCTCCTGCTCCGGCCAGACGTCTTCCATTCGATGAATATCTACAACTCCAATTCGAGGTTACGAGACAACTCCGTTCTGCTCGATTGGTCCACCACGGAAAAGGAGATGCGCGTCTCCAAGTTGTACAGCGCCGCAGGAAGATATTTCGCCAGCCAACAGGGCCGACATGTCGACTCTGTGAATCCAGTCGAGGCGGCCGACAACTACTTCAGCTCCCAGCACGACAACACTATATTCCGTCGCTTTCTTCGCACCTCGTTCCAAAAGCCGAGGGATGTCCTCACATTCATACAGACGGCGCGTCAAGTATCAGTGTTGAAACTGAACAAGGGCGATGACAGCCGCCTTGCTCCGGAGGTCGTGACTCACCCGTTGTTCACCAAAGACTACGCCGTCTACTTATTGGGTGAGGTCAAGAACTATGCCGCCTTCTATATGGAGCAAAGCGACTTCGCGACCTATCTAAAGTTCTTTCAATACCTCGACGGGAGGAGCGAGTTCACATATTCGCAGTTTTGTGAAGCATTCCGTAGGTTCAAAAAGTGGATCAACGGTGAACCTTTGAAAGCCACCACATACCTACGAGACGCCGAGGCCCTCCTCCAATTCTTCTACGACGTCAATGTGATTGGGTACAGCGAGGCAATGGAGGACCAGAAGAGCGACACCCGCTCTCCGAAGGCTACTTTCTACCACTGGGCCTATCGTGAACGGACGCTAATCGACATTGCACCGAAAGTAAAGATGTCGGGCCTGCTGAGGGTCAACCCCGGCATCTCGAAGGCATTGGATATTGGCCTCCACGCGCAGCATCCTGGATCCAAAGAGCCTGAGCGCACGAGAAAAGCACGGTTTGCGAGACCCGGCCACCGAAAGGCGAACAAGCAGACGGACAAGCGCAGCGGAACGGCCCCATCCCTACAAATTCAGGGTGGATCCAAGACCGATCACAAAGTAGCGCTTACCAATAGAGATGACGGACGAAAGCCTTACCAGGATGACCGTGCAGCCACCACAACGGCGCGACAGCAACAACGCCATCGCCAGTCCAACGCAAACGGAACAAAGACGCAAGATAGTGGAAGAGCGCCTAGCAGCCTAGGCGCGCGGGCACGCTTCAAAAAATAG
- a CDS encoding AraC family transcriptional regulator, which produces MRESSILLADPLSDLLNFLQARCRLSGRVVAGGTWARRFANLDAIKFCAVTEGGCWYLIDGMSEPARVDAGDVLITNGTRTLTLASAAPLIQGATTTPLVRDEDGEFQLGQGRDFVMLGGTVQVDADRQSLLLNGLPPLIHVRGTMGEAEPLSWLLEQLVSEMKGGRPGGAVVIAGLTQLLFVQTLRAYLAHASNGDAGWLKGFGDQRLAVVLSSIHGEPSHNWGLEELARKAGMSRTSLAVRFREIMGIPPLAYLTQWRMYLARRELRAGASISEAAATVGYASESAFSNAFKRVMDVAPGQYRRTVLGDGETPQTNSKAGATGF; this is translated from the coding sequence ATGCGCGAGAGTTCAATTTTGTTAGCCGATCCGCTGTCAGACCTGCTGAACTTCCTTCAAGCGAGGTGTCGCTTGTCTGGGCGAGTCGTAGCTGGCGGAACGTGGGCACGCCGCTTCGCCAATCTGGACGCGATCAAATTCTGCGCGGTCACAGAGGGAGGCTGCTGGTATTTGATCGATGGCATGTCCGAGCCGGCCAGGGTGGACGCGGGCGATGTCTTGATCACCAATGGCACACGCACTCTGACCCTGGCTAGCGCCGCGCCCCTGATCCAGGGAGCAACGACCACACCCCTCGTTAGAGATGAGGACGGTGAATTCCAGCTGGGGCAAGGCCGCGATTTCGTCATGCTGGGCGGCACGGTACAAGTCGATGCCGATCGGCAATCGCTACTCTTGAACGGTTTGCCGCCTCTCATCCATGTGCGAGGAACCATGGGCGAAGCCGAGCCGCTTTCCTGGTTGCTTGAACAACTGGTGTCGGAAATGAAAGGAGGACGCCCCGGCGGTGCCGTCGTCATAGCGGGGCTAACGCAATTATTGTTCGTTCAGACATTGCGAGCCTATTTGGCTCACGCGTCAAACGGCGATGCTGGCTGGTTGAAAGGCTTTGGTGATCAGCGGCTGGCCGTTGTGCTCAGTAGCATTCATGGCGAGCCGTCCCACAACTGGGGCCTGGAAGAGCTTGCAAGAAAAGCGGGGATGTCGAGAACATCGCTTGCGGTTCGATTCCGCGAAATAATGGGCATTCCGCCTCTCGCTTACTTGACCCAATGGCGGATGTATCTGGCGCGACGCGAACTTCGGGCGGGCGCTTCAATTTCCGAGGCCGCAGCGACGGTTGGGTACGCGTCCGAAAGTGCCTTCAGCAATGCGTTCAAACGCGTGATGGATGTTGCGCCCGGCCAATACAGAAGAACGGTGCTGGGAGATGGCGAAACGCCGCAAACCAACAGCAAGGCAGGTGCAACCGGATTTTAG
- a CDS encoding aldo/keto reductase, whose translation MPLNHYVTLGRSGLRVSPYCLGTMTFGEDFGWGASSEESFAMLDEYRNRGGNFVDTANIYTAGHSERIIGDYLKQNKVRRDEIVLGTKFYCNLFPGDPNGGGAGRKALVQQCEASLNRLRSDYIDIYWLHNWDRMAPIEETLRGLDDLVTAGKIRYVGFSDIPAWKTAEAQTITRFRGWAPIIALQLEYSLLERTSEGELFPMAQAMGMGIMPWSPLKSGFLSGKFRRGGTGQIDTKRTSMVGVPGEADYDIIEAVVELASELGISPASVALAWVRLQAGVTSTLIGARRLDQLKANLDSLEVTLSAEQIGKLSLVSKPKLNFPSENNETLAPMLAFSGMTVDGRTVPSFSRA comes from the coding sequence ATGCCTCTCAATCACTATGTCACGCTCGGCCGTTCGGGCTTGCGCGTGAGCCCGTATTGCCTTGGAACCATGACCTTCGGCGAAGACTTCGGTTGGGGCGCAAGCTCCGAAGAGTCGTTCGCCATGCTCGACGAGTATCGAAATCGCGGCGGTAACTTCGTGGATACGGCGAATATCTATACCGCCGGCCATTCCGAACGGATCATCGGCGACTATCTCAAGCAGAACAAAGTCCGGCGCGACGAGATCGTGCTTGGCACGAAGTTCTATTGCAACCTTTTCCCGGGTGATCCGAACGGTGGCGGCGCCGGACGCAAGGCGCTCGTTCAGCAGTGCGAAGCCTCGTTGAACCGGCTCCGCAGCGACTACATCGACATCTACTGGCTGCACAACTGGGATCGGATGGCACCGATCGAGGAAACGTTGCGCGGCCTCGACGATCTCGTCACGGCCGGCAAGATCCGTTATGTCGGGTTCTCGGACATCCCCGCCTGGAAGACGGCCGAGGCCCAGACGATCACCCGCTTTCGCGGATGGGCGCCGATCATCGCGCTGCAACTCGAATATTCGCTGCTGGAACGGACGAGCGAGGGCGAACTGTTTCCGATGGCGCAAGCGATGGGTATGGGCATCATGCCGTGGTCACCGCTCAAGAGCGGTTTCCTGAGCGGCAAGTTTCGGCGCGGCGGCACAGGCCAGATCGATACGAAGCGTACGAGCATGGTCGGCGTGCCGGGCGAGGCCGACTACGACATCATCGAAGCCGTCGTGGAGCTTGCATCGGAGCTTGGCATCAGCCCCGCGTCGGTGGCGCTGGCGTGGGTCCGCTTGCAGGCTGGGGTCACATCCACCCTGATCGGTGCCAGGCGGCTGGATCAGCTCAAAGCCAATCTCGATTCTCTCGAAGTGACGTTGTCCGCCGAGCAGATCGGCAAACTCAGCCTGGTCTCCAAGCCGAAGCTGAATTTCCCGTCCGAGAACAACGAAACCCTGGCGCCGATGCTGGCCTTCTCCGGCATGACGGTCGATGGCCGAACCGTGCCGTCATTTTCCCGGGCCTGA
- a CDS encoding SDR family NAD(P)-dependent oxidoreductase — protein MTTAQAPIGSGFSRASTTADVIKGIDLVGKVAIVTGGYSGLGLEAARSLASAGARIIVPARDVERARRAVAEVGGGMEVQSMDLTDPHSIDDFARDFVETGLPLHLLINNAGIMALPELKRDAQGNELQFSTNHLGHFRLALRLWPALKRAGGARVVSVSSAGHRFSPVVFNDINFERRDYEPFKAYGQSKTANILFAVGLDRRGKDEGIRAFALHPGGIAGTNLGTHVGVEMLKKTGFVDQNGRPVIDLARDLKSVPQGAATHVWCAVSPQLEGKGGVFCADSDIAPILPDGNSFGLSEDRANRGTGVLAYAVDPGAAEELWRRSEEITNVSIQG, from the coding sequence ATGACTACAGCACAAGCACCCATCGGTTCAGGCTTTAGCCGCGCTTCCACGACCGCCGACGTCATCAAGGGCATCGATCTGGTCGGCAAGGTGGCTATCGTTACGGGAGGTTATTCGGGCCTCGGGCTTGAAGCGGCACGCTCGCTAGCGTCAGCCGGTGCGCGCATCATCGTGCCGGCGCGTGATGTCGAGCGCGCACGCAGGGCCGTCGCCGAAGTCGGTGGCGGCATGGAGGTTCAATCGATGGATCTCACCGATCCTCACTCGATCGATGACTTCGCACGCGATTTCGTTGAAACGGGTCTGCCACTTCATCTACTCATCAACAACGCCGGCATCATGGCGCTGCCCGAGCTGAAGCGCGACGCACAAGGCAATGAGCTTCAGTTTTCCACCAACCACCTTGGCCATTTCAGGCTGGCTCTGCGACTTTGGCCGGCGCTCAAGCGCGCCGGTGGCGCGCGCGTCGTATCCGTCTCGTCCGCTGGGCATCGCTTCTCGCCGGTCGTCTTCAACGACATCAATTTCGAGCGCCGCGATTATGAGCCTTTCAAAGCCTACGGTCAGTCGAAGACCGCCAACATTCTCTTCGCGGTTGGCCTCGATCGGCGAGGCAAGGACGAGGGCATTCGCGCATTCGCGCTCCATCCGGGTGGAATCGCGGGGACGAACCTCGGCACGCATGTGGGGGTGGAAATGCTGAAAAAGACCGGATTCGTCGACCAGAATGGTCGCCCGGTCATCGATCTGGCCCGTGACTTGAAATCGGTGCCGCAGGGCGCGGCCACCCATGTCTGGTGTGCGGTCAGTCCGCAACTCGAGGGTAAAGGCGGGGTGTTCTGCGCCGATTCCGATATCGCTCCGATTCTGCCAGATGGCAACTCTTTCGGTCTGTCCGAAGATCGTGCCAATCGCGGCACTGGCGTCCTAGCCTATGCGGTCGACCCGGGCGCGGCCGAAGAACTCTGGCGCAGAAGCGAGGAAATCACCAACGTCTCCATCCAGGGCTAG